The window GCCTGCGCTCCTCACCCACCGTCTTCGTCGACGCCGCCCACAACCCCCACGGCGCCGCCGCGTTGGCCGCGGCCCTGGAGGACGAGTTCGGCTTCCGCAAGCTGGTCGGCGTCCTGGGAGTCATGGCGGACAAGGACGTCACCGGCATCCTGACCGCGCTGGAACCGGTGCTCACCGAGGTTGTCGTCACGGCCAACTCTTCCCCGCGAGCGATGGACCCGGAGCAGCTGGGCGCGGCCGCCATCGAGATCTTCGGCGAAGACCGCGTGATCGTCCAACACCGCCTGCTGGACGCCATCGACACCGCGGTCACCCTCGCCGAGACCACCGAGGACCCCCGCGACTCGATGTCCGGCGGGGGAGTGGTGGCCACCGGCTCGGTCGTCACCGCCGGGGATGTTCGCGCGATGTTCGGCAAGGAGCCCGCATGACCGCCCCGGACCCCATGAAGGGCTTCCGCGGCGTCATGTCCGCGATGCTCATCCTCGAAGCCATCGTGGTCATGCTGGCCCTGCTGATCATCGCGAAGATGGACGGCGGCCTGGCCACCTGGCAGGGTTGGCTCGTCGGGTCGCTTGGCCTGGCCCTGATCCTGGCGTGCGGCGTTGTCGGCAAACCGTGGGGCACGTGGGTC is drawn from Actinokineospora alba and contains these coding sequences:
- a CDS encoding DUF4233 domain-containing protein, yielding MTAPDPMKGFRGVMSAMLILEAIVVMLALLIIAKMDGGLATWQGWLVGSLGLALILACGVVGKPWGTWVAVGLQGVMILCFFALPALGAIGVIFGLAWAWMLWLRQDVEKRMAEGRLTSQQE